From a single Osmerus mordax isolate fOsmMor3 chromosome 14, fOsmMor3.pri, whole genome shotgun sequence genomic region:
- the fyb1b gene encoding FYN-binding protein 1 isoform X4 yields the protein MARFGTGSNNTSTSDLPSNATGHPKTALHPTLSSGPPIHTKKPVLETRSGGALSLPPKPTSTKSSVTKSSPEVRDLANTRALASMFSGSQNDSKPSVVKQHPFKLKAPDSTSSFSSQEMEAKIPPLKPLKSPPSFTAPETRPVFPKPSPASFPKPCPASFPKPCPAGGVSKPPWVKEDSNEGLSASNTPLRLPPPQKPPSSFAKLRQQSEDGGEAGLDPKPINGSALKSFNFRTGQSVFNKEGQSDNSGVREFPKPPLTPNNSTPVAPPASKKPSIVRKRPEVKEDENADPLSVPKKNPLPNIWALGTAPAKPNRPPRVTLDSFSREAGTDGAILKKSTVPPPPAFHPTNHMTPPPPPPSHPVAPILPPRPIIQPDQDESYDDIGVSRPEQGSDGDMYEDLDERWSAAELKEQEKKKEKDKKKQDVDKKEQKEQKEREKKEQEARKKFKFTGPVQVIHRAKARVDCKGGRTDLGMKQGDIIDIIRVQDNPEGRWLGRTQDGAYGYVKTDLVEVDIESLKRQAADPEIYDDVDFSDRGPAVVLPPPPEDNGEIYTDLEDPNFIASPCSPQESRGSPKTSALVRMLKGLEDWRKIPRTNTHLPPPPQFLPDGKSAADQSEVDQEIYDDIDTQGFPLPPPISSHPLRSKEMDPKKLKKLEKEEKEFRKKFKFDGEILVLYQVTVTAAPSTKKGGGKELQLTAGESLDVISKADDNKLICRNNEGKFGYVQTSNIIAEDSDIYDDIDVSVYDND from the exons ATGGCACGCTTCGGCACTGGGAGCAACAACACAAGCACTTCTGACCTGCCCTCCAACGCGACCGGACACCCTAAAACAGCCTTAcaccctaccctctcctccggGCCTCCAATCCACACCAAGAAGCCTGTCCTGGAGACCAGATCAGGCGGCGCCCTGTCACTTCCACCCAAACCCACCTCCACAAAGAGCAGCGTGACCAAGAGTTCCCCGGAGGTGAGGGATCTGGCCAACACCAGAGCTCTGGCCAGCATGTTCTCAGGCTCTCAGAATGACAGCAAGCCCTCCGTGGTCAAACAACACCCCTTCAAACTCAAAGCCCCGGACTCTACCTCCTCTTTCTCATCGCAAGAAATGGAGGCTAAAATCCCTCCCCTTAAACCTCTGAAGTCTCCCCCCAGTTTCACCGCACCAGAAACCAGGCCTGTCTTCCCCaagccctccccagcctctttccccaagccctgccctgcctctttcCCCAAGCCCTGCCCTGCTGGAGGAGTCAGCAAGCCTCCCTGGGTGAAGGAGGACAGCAACGAGGGCCTCTCCGCCAGTAACACCCCTCttagactgccccccccccagaaacCCCCCAGTTCTTTTGCTAAGCTACGGCAGCAGAGTGAGGATGGGGGAGAAGCCGGTCTGGACCCGAAGCCTATCAATGGCTCTGCCCTCAAAAGCTTCAACTTCCGGACTGGTCAGAGCGTCTTCAACAAGGAAGGCCAATCGGACAACTCAGGGGTTAGGGAGTTCCCCAAACCCCCCCTAACCCCCAATAACTCCACCCCTGTGGCACCGCCAGCCAGTAAAAAGCCCAGTATTGTGAGGAAACGCCCTGAGGTGAAGGAGGATGAAAATGCTGACCCCCTCTCTGTTCCTAAGAAGAACCCCCTCCCCAACATATGGGCCCTAGGAACCGCCCCCGCCAAGCCCAACCGCCCTCCCAGAGTCACTCTGGACAGCTTCAGTAGAGAGGCTGGTACTGATG GTGCCATACTTAAGAAGAGCACggtgccccctcctcctgccttccaTCCGACCAATCACATgactccgcctcctcccccgccctctcACCCCGTCGCTCCCATTCTGCCCCCTCGTCCCAT AATACAGCCAGATCAAGATGAGAGCTATGATGATATTG GAGTCTCTAGACCAGAG CAGGGCAGCGATGGGGATATGTACGAGGACCTGGATGAGCGCTGGAGCGCAGCAGAGTtgaaggagcaggagaagaagaaagagaaggacaaGAAGAAACAGGACGTCGATAAGAAGGAACAAAAGGAACAAAAAGAACGAGAGAAGAAGGAACAGGAGGCCAGGAAGAAGTTCAAA TTTACTGGTCCAGTCCAGGTCATCCACAGGGCCAAGGCCAGGGTGGACTGCAAAGGGGGGAGGACAGATTTGGGGATGAAACAAGGAGACATTATCGACATCATCCGTGTCCAGGACAACCCTGAGGGGCGTTGGTTGGGCCGGACGCAGGACGGAGCCT acgggTATGTGAAGACAGACTTGGTGGAGGTAGATATTGAAAGTCTGAAGAGACAGGCAGCTGACCCCGAGATATATGATGATGTGGACTTcag TGACAGGGGCCCCGCAG tggtcctgccccctccccctgaggATAATGGGGAGATCTACACTGACTTGGAAGACCCCAACTTCATtgcaag CCCCTGCAGCCCTCAGGAGTCCCGGGGTAGCCCTAAGACGAGCGCCCTCGTCCGCATGTTGAAGggtctggaggactggaggaagaTCCCCAGAACCAATACTCA tCTCCCGCCACCTCCACAGTTCTTACCTGATGGGAAATCTGCCG CAGACCAATCAGAAGTTGACCAGGAAATCTATGATGACATCGATACACAGGGCttccctctaccccctcctatcAGCAG ccaccCTCTGAGGTCCAAGGAGATGGACCCCAAGAAGCTGAAGAAGcttgagaaggaggagaaggagttcAGGAAGAAGTTCAAA TTTGACGGGGAGATCCTGGTGTTGTACCAGGTGACTGTCACAGCCGCTCCATCCACTAAAAAGGGGGGCGGTAAGGAACTCCAGTTGACCGCGGGGGAGAGCCTGGACGTAATTTCCAAAGCTGACGACAACAAACTCATCTGCCGAAACAACGAGGGAAAGT TCGGCTATGTCCAAACCAGCAATATTATCGCAGA GGATTCTGATATTTATGATGACATCGATG TCAGCGTTTATGACAACGACTGA
- the fyb1b gene encoding FYN-binding protein 1 isoform X2 yields the protein MESKPDVKTIMARFGTGSNNTSTSDLPSNATGHPKTALHPTLSSGPPIHTKKPVLETRSGGALSLPPKPTSTKSSVTKSSPEVRDLANTRALASMFSGSQNDSKPSVVKQHPFKLKAPDSTSSFSSQEMEAKIPPLKPLKSPPSFTAPETRPVFPKPSPASFPKPCPASFPKPCPAGGVSKPPWVKEDSNEGLSASNTPLRLPPPQKPPSSFAKLRQQSEDGGEAGLDPKPINGSALKSFNFRTGQSVFNKEGQSDNSGVREFPKPPLTPNNSTPVAPPASKKPSIVRKRPEVKEDENADPLSVPKKNPLPNIWALGTAPAKPNRPPRVTLDSFSREAGTDGAILKKSTVPPPPAFHPTNHMTPPPPPPSHPVAPILPPRPIIQPDQDESYDDIGVSRPEGSDGDMYEDLDERWSAAELKEQEKKKEKDKKKQDVDKKEQKEQKEREKKEQEARKKFKFTGPVQVIHRAKARVDCKGGRTDLGMKQGDIIDIIRVQDNPEGRWLGRTQDGAYGYVKTDLVEVDIESLKRQAADPEIYDDVDFSDRGPAVVLPPPPEDNGEIYTDLEDPNFIASPCSPQESRGSPKTSALVRMLKGLEDWRKIPRTNTHLPPPPQFLPDGKSAADQSEVDQEIYDDIDTQGFPLPPPISSHPLRSKEMDPKKLKKLEKEEKEFRKKFKFDGEILVLYQVTVTAAPSTKKGGGKELQLTAGESLDVISKADDNKLICRNNEGKFGYVQTSNIIAEDSDIYDDIDVSVYDND from the exons ATG GAAAGCAAGCCGGATGTCAAGACTATTATGGCACGCTTCGGCACTGGGAGCAACAACACAAGCACTTCTGACCTGCCCTCCAACGCGACCGGACACCCTAAAACAGCCTTAcaccctaccctctcctccggGCCTCCAATCCACACCAAGAAGCCTGTCCTGGAGACCAGATCAGGCGGCGCCCTGTCACTTCCACCCAAACCCACCTCCACAAAGAGCAGCGTGACCAAGAGTTCCCCGGAGGTGAGGGATCTGGCCAACACCAGAGCTCTGGCCAGCATGTTCTCAGGCTCTCAGAATGACAGCAAGCCCTCCGTGGTCAAACAACACCCCTTCAAACTCAAAGCCCCGGACTCTACCTCCTCTTTCTCATCGCAAGAAATGGAGGCTAAAATCCCTCCCCTTAAACCTCTGAAGTCTCCCCCCAGTTTCACCGCACCAGAAACCAGGCCTGTCTTCCCCaagccctccccagcctctttccccaagccctgccctgcctctttcCCCAAGCCCTGCCCTGCTGGAGGAGTCAGCAAGCCTCCCTGGGTGAAGGAGGACAGCAACGAGGGCCTCTCCGCCAGTAACACCCCTCttagactgccccccccccagaaacCCCCCAGTTCTTTTGCTAAGCTACGGCAGCAGAGTGAGGATGGGGGAGAAGCCGGTCTGGACCCGAAGCCTATCAATGGCTCTGCCCTCAAAAGCTTCAACTTCCGGACTGGTCAGAGCGTCTTCAACAAGGAAGGCCAATCGGACAACTCAGGGGTTAGGGAGTTCCCCAAACCCCCCCTAACCCCCAATAACTCCACCCCTGTGGCACCGCCAGCCAGTAAAAAGCCCAGTATTGTGAGGAAACGCCCTGAGGTGAAGGAGGATGAAAATGCTGACCCCCTCTCTGTTCCTAAGAAGAACCCCCTCCCCAACATATGGGCCCTAGGAACCGCCCCCGCCAAGCCCAACCGCCCTCCCAGAGTCACTCTGGACAGCTTCAGTAGAGAGGCTGGTACTGATG GTGCCATACTTAAGAAGAGCACggtgccccctcctcctgccttccaTCCGACCAATCACATgactccgcctcctcccccgccctctcACCCCGTCGCTCCCATTCTGCCCCCTCGTCCCAT AATACAGCCAGATCAAGATGAGAGCTATGATGATATTG GAGTCTCTAGACCAGAG GGCAGCGATGGGGATATGTACGAGGACCTGGATGAGCGCTGGAGCGCAGCAGAGTtgaaggagcaggagaagaagaaagagaaggacaaGAAGAAACAGGACGTCGATAAGAAGGAACAAAAGGAACAAAAAGAACGAGAGAAGAAGGAACAGGAGGCCAGGAAGAAGTTCAAA TTTACTGGTCCAGTCCAGGTCATCCACAGGGCCAAGGCCAGGGTGGACTGCAAAGGGGGGAGGACAGATTTGGGGATGAAACAAGGAGACATTATCGACATCATCCGTGTCCAGGACAACCCTGAGGGGCGTTGGTTGGGCCGGACGCAGGACGGAGCCT acgggTATGTGAAGACAGACTTGGTGGAGGTAGATATTGAAAGTCTGAAGAGACAGGCAGCTGACCCCGAGATATATGATGATGTGGACTTcag TGACAGGGGCCCCGCAG tggtcctgccccctccccctgaggATAATGGGGAGATCTACACTGACTTGGAAGACCCCAACTTCATtgcaag CCCCTGCAGCCCTCAGGAGTCCCGGGGTAGCCCTAAGACGAGCGCCCTCGTCCGCATGTTGAAGggtctggaggactggaggaagaTCCCCAGAACCAATACTCA tCTCCCGCCACCTCCACAGTTCTTACCTGATGGGAAATCTGCCG CAGACCAATCAGAAGTTGACCAGGAAATCTATGATGACATCGATACACAGGGCttccctctaccccctcctatcAGCAG ccaccCTCTGAGGTCCAAGGAGATGGACCCCAAGAAGCTGAAGAAGcttgagaaggaggagaaggagttcAGGAAGAAGTTCAAA TTTGACGGGGAGATCCTGGTGTTGTACCAGGTGACTGTCACAGCCGCTCCATCCACTAAAAAGGGGGGCGGTAAGGAACTCCAGTTGACCGCGGGGGAGAGCCTGGACGTAATTTCCAAAGCTGACGACAACAAACTCATCTGCCGAAACAACGAGGGAAAGT TCGGCTATGTCCAAACCAGCAATATTATCGCAGA GGATTCTGATATTTATGATGACATCGATG TCAGCGTTTATGACAACGACTGA
- the fyb1b gene encoding FYN-binding protein 1 isoform X6 gives MESKPDVKTIMARFGTGSNNTSTSDLPSNATGHPKTALHPTLSSGPPIHTKKPVLETRSGGALSLPPKPTSTKSSVTKSSPEVRDLANTRALASMFSGSQNDSKPSVVKQHPFKLKAPDSTSSFSSQEMEAKIPPLKPLKSPPSFTAPETRPVFPKPSPASFPKPCPASFPKPCPAGGVSKPPWVKEDSNEGLSASNTPLRLPPPQKPPSSFAKLRQQSEDGGEAGLDPKPINGSALKSFNFRTGQSVFNKEGQSDNSGVREFPKPPLTPNNSTPVAPPASKKPSIVRKRPEVKEDENADPLSVPKKNPLPNIWALGTAPAKPNRPPRVTLDSFSREAGTDGAILKKSTVPPPPAFHPTNHMTPPPPPPSHPVAPILPPRPIIQPDQDESYDDIGVSRPEQGSDGDMYEDLDERWSAAELKEQEKKKEKDKKKQDVDKKEQKEQKEREKKEQEARKKFKFTGPVQVIHRAKARVDCKGGRTDLGMKQGDIIDIIRVQDNPEGRWLGRTQDGAYGYVKTDLVEVDIESLKRQAADPEIYDDVDFSDRGPAVVLPPPPEDNGEIYTDLEDPNFIASLPPPPQFLPDGKSADQSEVDQEIYDDIDTQGFPLPPPISSHPLRSKEMDPKKLKKLEKEEKEFRKKFKFDGEILVLYQVTVTAAPSTKKGGGKELQLTAGESLDVISKADDNKLICRNNEGKFGYVQTSNIIAEDSDIYDDIDVSVYDND, from the exons ATG GAAAGCAAGCCGGATGTCAAGACTATTATGGCACGCTTCGGCACTGGGAGCAACAACACAAGCACTTCTGACCTGCCCTCCAACGCGACCGGACACCCTAAAACAGCCTTAcaccctaccctctcctccggGCCTCCAATCCACACCAAGAAGCCTGTCCTGGAGACCAGATCAGGCGGCGCCCTGTCACTTCCACCCAAACCCACCTCCACAAAGAGCAGCGTGACCAAGAGTTCCCCGGAGGTGAGGGATCTGGCCAACACCAGAGCTCTGGCCAGCATGTTCTCAGGCTCTCAGAATGACAGCAAGCCCTCCGTGGTCAAACAACACCCCTTCAAACTCAAAGCCCCGGACTCTACCTCCTCTTTCTCATCGCAAGAAATGGAGGCTAAAATCCCTCCCCTTAAACCTCTGAAGTCTCCCCCCAGTTTCACCGCACCAGAAACCAGGCCTGTCTTCCCCaagccctccccagcctctttccccaagccctgccctgcctctttcCCCAAGCCCTGCCCTGCTGGAGGAGTCAGCAAGCCTCCCTGGGTGAAGGAGGACAGCAACGAGGGCCTCTCCGCCAGTAACACCCCTCttagactgccccccccccagaaacCCCCCAGTTCTTTTGCTAAGCTACGGCAGCAGAGTGAGGATGGGGGAGAAGCCGGTCTGGACCCGAAGCCTATCAATGGCTCTGCCCTCAAAAGCTTCAACTTCCGGACTGGTCAGAGCGTCTTCAACAAGGAAGGCCAATCGGACAACTCAGGGGTTAGGGAGTTCCCCAAACCCCCCCTAACCCCCAATAACTCCACCCCTGTGGCACCGCCAGCCAGTAAAAAGCCCAGTATTGTGAGGAAACGCCCTGAGGTGAAGGAGGATGAAAATGCTGACCCCCTCTCTGTTCCTAAGAAGAACCCCCTCCCCAACATATGGGCCCTAGGAACCGCCCCCGCCAAGCCCAACCGCCCTCCCAGAGTCACTCTGGACAGCTTCAGTAGAGAGGCTGGTACTGATG GTGCCATACTTAAGAAGAGCACggtgccccctcctcctgccttccaTCCGACCAATCACATgactccgcctcctcccccgccctctcACCCCGTCGCTCCCATTCTGCCCCCTCGTCCCAT AATACAGCCAGATCAAGATGAGAGCTATGATGATATTG GAGTCTCTAGACCAGAG CAGGGCAGCGATGGGGATATGTACGAGGACCTGGATGAGCGCTGGAGCGCAGCAGAGTtgaaggagcaggagaagaagaaagagaaggacaaGAAGAAACAGGACGTCGATAAGAAGGAACAAAAGGAACAAAAAGAACGAGAGAAGAAGGAACAGGAGGCCAGGAAGAAGTTCAAA TTTACTGGTCCAGTCCAGGTCATCCACAGGGCCAAGGCCAGGGTGGACTGCAAAGGGGGGAGGACAGATTTGGGGATGAAACAAGGAGACATTATCGACATCATCCGTGTCCAGGACAACCCTGAGGGGCGTTGGTTGGGCCGGACGCAGGACGGAGCCT acgggTATGTGAAGACAGACTTGGTGGAGGTAGATATTGAAAGTCTGAAGAGACAGGCAGCTGACCCCGAGATATATGATGATGTGGACTTcag TGACAGGGGCCCCGCAG tggtcctgccccctccccctgaggATAATGGGGAGATCTACACTGACTTGGAAGACCCCAACTTCATtgcaag tCTCCCGCCACCTCCACAGTTCTTACCTGATGGGAAATCTGCCG ACCAATCAGAAGTTGACCAGGAAATCTATGATGACATCGATACACAGGGCttccctctaccccctcctatcAGCAG ccaccCTCTGAGGTCCAAGGAGATGGACCCCAAGAAGCTGAAGAAGcttgagaaggaggagaaggagttcAGGAAGAAGTTCAAA TTTGACGGGGAGATCCTGGTGTTGTACCAGGTGACTGTCACAGCCGCTCCATCCACTAAAAAGGGGGGCGGTAAGGAACTCCAGTTGACCGCGGGGGAGAGCCTGGACGTAATTTCCAAAGCTGACGACAACAAACTCATCTGCCGAAACAACGAGGGAAAGT TCGGCTATGTCCAAACCAGCAATATTATCGCAGA GGATTCTGATATTTATGATGACATCGATG TCAGCGTTTATGACAACGACTGA
- the fyb1b gene encoding FYN-binding protein 1 isoform X1 produces the protein MESKPDVKTIMARFGTGSNNTSTSDLPSNATGHPKTALHPTLSSGPPIHTKKPVLETRSGGALSLPPKPTSTKSSVTKSSPEVRDLANTRALASMFSGSQNDSKPSVVKQHPFKLKAPDSTSSFSSQEMEAKIPPLKPLKSPPSFTAPETRPVFPKPSPASFPKPCPASFPKPCPAGGVSKPPWVKEDSNEGLSASNTPLRLPPPQKPPSSFAKLRQQSEDGGEAGLDPKPINGSALKSFNFRTGQSVFNKEGQSDNSGVREFPKPPLTPNNSTPVAPPASKKPSIVRKRPEVKEDENADPLSVPKKNPLPNIWALGTAPAKPNRPPRVTLDSFSREAGTDGAILKKSTVPPPPAFHPTNHMTPPPPPPSHPVAPILPPRPIIQPDQDESYDDIGVSRPEQGSDGDMYEDLDERWSAAELKEQEKKKEKDKKKQDVDKKEQKEQKEREKKEQEARKKFKFTGPVQVIHRAKARVDCKGGRTDLGMKQGDIIDIIRVQDNPEGRWLGRTQDGAYGYVKTDLVEVDIESLKRQAADPEIYDDVDFSDRGPAVVLPPPPEDNGEIYTDLEDPNFIASPCSPQESRGSPKTSALVRMLKGLEDWRKIPRTNTHLPPPPQFLPDGKSAADQSEVDQEIYDDIDTQGFPLPPPISSHPLRSKEMDPKKLKKLEKEEKEFRKKFKFDGEILVLYQVTVTAAPSTKKGGGKELQLTAGESLDVISKADDNKLICRNNEGKFGYVQTSNIIAEDSDIYDDIDVSVYDND, from the exons ATG GAAAGCAAGCCGGATGTCAAGACTATTATGGCACGCTTCGGCACTGGGAGCAACAACACAAGCACTTCTGACCTGCCCTCCAACGCGACCGGACACCCTAAAACAGCCTTAcaccctaccctctcctccggGCCTCCAATCCACACCAAGAAGCCTGTCCTGGAGACCAGATCAGGCGGCGCCCTGTCACTTCCACCCAAACCCACCTCCACAAAGAGCAGCGTGACCAAGAGTTCCCCGGAGGTGAGGGATCTGGCCAACACCAGAGCTCTGGCCAGCATGTTCTCAGGCTCTCAGAATGACAGCAAGCCCTCCGTGGTCAAACAACACCCCTTCAAACTCAAAGCCCCGGACTCTACCTCCTCTTTCTCATCGCAAGAAATGGAGGCTAAAATCCCTCCCCTTAAACCTCTGAAGTCTCCCCCCAGTTTCACCGCACCAGAAACCAGGCCTGTCTTCCCCaagccctccccagcctctttccccaagccctgccctgcctctttcCCCAAGCCCTGCCCTGCTGGAGGAGTCAGCAAGCCTCCCTGGGTGAAGGAGGACAGCAACGAGGGCCTCTCCGCCAGTAACACCCCTCttagactgccccccccccagaaacCCCCCAGTTCTTTTGCTAAGCTACGGCAGCAGAGTGAGGATGGGGGAGAAGCCGGTCTGGACCCGAAGCCTATCAATGGCTCTGCCCTCAAAAGCTTCAACTTCCGGACTGGTCAGAGCGTCTTCAACAAGGAAGGCCAATCGGACAACTCAGGGGTTAGGGAGTTCCCCAAACCCCCCCTAACCCCCAATAACTCCACCCCTGTGGCACCGCCAGCCAGTAAAAAGCCCAGTATTGTGAGGAAACGCCCTGAGGTGAAGGAGGATGAAAATGCTGACCCCCTCTCTGTTCCTAAGAAGAACCCCCTCCCCAACATATGGGCCCTAGGAACCGCCCCCGCCAAGCCCAACCGCCCTCCCAGAGTCACTCTGGACAGCTTCAGTAGAGAGGCTGGTACTGATG GTGCCATACTTAAGAAGAGCACggtgccccctcctcctgccttccaTCCGACCAATCACATgactccgcctcctcccccgccctctcACCCCGTCGCTCCCATTCTGCCCCCTCGTCCCAT AATACAGCCAGATCAAGATGAGAGCTATGATGATATTG GAGTCTCTAGACCAGAG CAGGGCAGCGATGGGGATATGTACGAGGACCTGGATGAGCGCTGGAGCGCAGCAGAGTtgaaggagcaggagaagaagaaagagaaggacaaGAAGAAACAGGACGTCGATAAGAAGGAACAAAAGGAACAAAAAGAACGAGAGAAGAAGGAACAGGAGGCCAGGAAGAAGTTCAAA TTTACTGGTCCAGTCCAGGTCATCCACAGGGCCAAGGCCAGGGTGGACTGCAAAGGGGGGAGGACAGATTTGGGGATGAAACAAGGAGACATTATCGACATCATCCGTGTCCAGGACAACCCTGAGGGGCGTTGGTTGGGCCGGACGCAGGACGGAGCCT acgggTATGTGAAGACAGACTTGGTGGAGGTAGATATTGAAAGTCTGAAGAGACAGGCAGCTGACCCCGAGATATATGATGATGTGGACTTcag TGACAGGGGCCCCGCAG tggtcctgccccctccccctgaggATAATGGGGAGATCTACACTGACTTGGAAGACCCCAACTTCATtgcaag CCCCTGCAGCCCTCAGGAGTCCCGGGGTAGCCCTAAGACGAGCGCCCTCGTCCGCATGTTGAAGggtctggaggactggaggaagaTCCCCAGAACCAATACTCA tCTCCCGCCACCTCCACAGTTCTTACCTGATGGGAAATCTGCCG CAGACCAATCAGAAGTTGACCAGGAAATCTATGATGACATCGATACACAGGGCttccctctaccccctcctatcAGCAG ccaccCTCTGAGGTCCAAGGAGATGGACCCCAAGAAGCTGAAGAAGcttgagaaggaggagaaggagttcAGGAAGAAGTTCAAA TTTGACGGGGAGATCCTGGTGTTGTACCAGGTGACTGTCACAGCCGCTCCATCCACTAAAAAGGGGGGCGGTAAGGAACTCCAGTTGACCGCGGGGGAGAGCCTGGACGTAATTTCCAAAGCTGACGACAACAAACTCATCTGCCGAAACAACGAGGGAAAGT TCGGCTATGTCCAAACCAGCAATATTATCGCAGA GGATTCTGATATTTATGATGACATCGATG TCAGCGTTTATGACAACGACTGA